The uncultured Hyphomonas sp. genome includes a region encoding these proteins:
- a CDS encoding 50S ribosomal protein L23: MADVQPHHYDVLRRPLITEKSTLVAEHNKIVFEVAIDADKKQIKDAVEALFKVDVTKVNTILQKGKTKRFRGYAGRRNDIKKAIVTLAEGQSVDITTGL, encoded by the coding sequence ATGGCTGACGTGCAACCCCACCACTATGACGTCCTGCGCCGTCCTCTCATCACCGAGAAGTCGACGCTGGTCGCTGAGCACAACAAGATCGTGTTCGAAGTCGCCATCGATGCCGACAAGAAGCAGATCAAGGACGCTGTCGAGGCCCTGTTCAAGGTCGACGTGACCAAGGTCAACACGATCCTCCAGAAGGGCAAGACCAAGCGCTTCCGTGGCTATGCTGGTCGTCGCAACGACATCAAGAAAGCCATTGTGACGCTTGCTGAAGGCCAGTCTGTCGACATCACGACGGGCCTGTAA